The Spirochaetota bacterium genome segment TGGTGTTGCCCCCATGCACGTTCTGCAACTGGATGGGCAGGGCGTCGATAAACGGTTTTATTTCAGAAGCGGCCGAAAGGCCCTCCTTGAGCGCTCGTTTGAGTATCTCTTGCAGCTTCGCGCGATACTCGGTATTGACCATCGGCGCGGGAAGCGAACCTCTCACCCCCCAGAGTTTGATCTGCATGGGACTGGTCTCCTGCCACTGAAAAGGTACCCTAATTTCTTGCCGGTCGCACCGAGGATTGCAATCATTTTTTCCGGGAAGGGACCGATTCGCATGTCCCGGCAGGCAGCCGTGTTTCGGGAGTGTTCGGTTGTGTAACAATCGGGGCTGCCTGCGCCCTGACTCATCGACGGAGAGGAAAAGGCAAGGGGGAGATTGTGATGGTGAAGGAAAAAAGGGCAATAGTTATCGGTGCTAGCTCGGGGATCGGGCGGGAGCTGGCCATGCGCCTGTCGCGCGATGGATGGGTGGTGGGACTCGCGGCCAGACGGCGAACCATGCTCGAGGATATTCAGCGGGAGCTTCCCCTGTCTTCTTTCGTCCAGGTCATGGATATCGCGCGCGATGACGAGGTCGAGGATGCATTCAACGACCTGACCGCCCGGATAGGCGGTGCGGACCTCGTGGTTATCAGCGCGGGTACGGGCTACCTGAACCCGGAGCTTGATTGGGAAAAGGAGCGCGCGACCATTGAGGTGAATATAAAAGGCTTCGCCGCCGTGGCGAACGCCGCCATGAAGCATTTCCTGGCCCGTGGCGCGGGCCACCTGGCGGGAATTTCGTCTGTCGCCGGGGTGCGCGGGAACGGGACCGCGCCCGCATACAGCGCCTCCAAGGCATTCGTGTCTAACTACCTTGAAGGACTTCGCTGCGCGGCTAAAAAATCGGGCGCGGATATTACCGTCACCGATATTGTGCCGGGCTACGTGGACACCGAAATGGCCAAGGGAGAAGGCCTCTTCTGGGTCGCCTCCCCCGAGACCGCGGCGCGTCAGATCGTACGTGCGCTCATCAGGAAAAAACCCCGGGTCTACGTTACCCGCCGATGGGCCCTGGTGGCGATGGTGCTCCGGCATCTCCCCGGATGGATGCTTGCGCGGTTCTAGGGACCAGGAAGGGATAACATCCGGAAATTAGCCGAGAGGGTGGATGGAGCGCGAGACCGTGTATGCCCGTGGCGCAGTGGTTTGGTTTTTTGGGGTCCGCGGTGTCCTCCCCAGCAGGACAACCAACAGTGAATTTTCCCCATCGATCCCTGGGCTACTAAGTATTCGCGGTAGCTGTAATAGTTATATATACCCCGTTCATATTCTGTAATCAATCCGGGCAAGTATTCCTTCACCGCGATTGCGACAAATAGTGAGACGCTATTTTTACAAAATTTCCGCAAATCGGTGAAAAACTCGTACTCAACCCCGCTGAACCTGATACAGAACGGGCGCCAGTCCCCGTTCGGATCATCCGCCTGATACTTGACCGTGGTAAACGTGCGTTGATACGATGCAGTCCTCGCCATGACGCGCATGAGGAGATTTACGATAATATCGCGCCGCGATTTTCCCAGGCGTATCGCCGCGCGGTCCACGGCGGTCCTGGTGCGGCGATGCATGTAAATCGAAGTGACGGGCATTCATCCAACCTCGGGCGCGCGTTAAAGGCATCTGAACCTGATACGAATCCGCGGCCCGATTGATGAATATTTTTCTCATGCACGCCGACATTCCGCACCGTATCCGGGCCTGCATCTAAAAAGCGGTTGAGCCGGATATGCTTTGGGGATAGTATGGCGCTGATATTACCGTATTCCCGGGGAGGCTCATCCCATGAACACCACACCGCTTCAGGACAGGCTGCCCAAAGACAGCGGCGGGCGCATCTGCTTCGGGTGCGGCGCCGATAATCATCGGGGCCTG includes the following:
- a CDS encoding SDR family NAD(P)-dependent oxidoreductase is translated as MVKEKRAIVIGASSGIGRELAMRLSRDGWVVGLAARRRTMLEDIQRELPLSSFVQVMDIARDDEVEDAFNDLTARIGGADLVVISAGTGYLNPELDWEKERATIEVNIKGFAAVANAAMKHFLARGAGHLAGISSVAGVRGNGTAPAYSASKAFVSNYLEGLRCAAKKSGADITVTDIVPGYVDTEMAKGEGLFWVASPETAARQIVRALIRKKPRVYVTRRWALVAMVLRHLPGWMLARF